The following are from one region of the Acidobacteriota bacterium genome:
- a CDS encoding FKBP-type peptidyl-prolyl cis-trans isomerase, producing MLFAGLFVILQGSAPVAGSQVTTASGLKYIDEVVGTGESPKPGRNVTVHYTGTLENGTKFDSSVDSGQPYTFLIGTRAVIDGWDEGIMTMKVGGKRRLIIPPNLAYGAAGRPPKIPPNATLIFEIELLGVN from the coding sequence CTGCTCTTTGCAGGGCTATTCGTCATACTGCAAGGCTCAGCCCCTGTCGCCGGCTCTCAAGTGACCACGGCATCCGGACTAAAATACATCGACGAGGTTGTCGGCACAGGAGAAAGCCCGAAGCCCGGTAGAAATGTGACTGTGCACTACACCGGCACACTTGAAAACGGAACAAAGTTTGACAGCTCAGTCGATAGCGGCCAGCCGTACACCTTTCTCATCGGCACCAGAGCGGTGATCGATGGCTGGGATGAGGGCATAATGACGATGAAGGTGGGCGGCAAGCGAAGACTGATAATTCCACCCAACCTTGCCTATGGAGCCGCCGGACGCCCACCAAAGATTCCGCCTAACGCCACTCTCATATTCGAGATAGAGCTGCTGGGTGTGAACTAG
- a CDS encoding DUF11 domain-containing protein translates to MKPSIVCFLIICIFLVFCVLPSTYTGGIGSTISRLEGPAYTNESPHSAAGAQLRGTIDSTFVPQSKNSCNGTSPAWDFKVTVAEIGGVGATIQNLNLTFYDNNFNQIGSRNNTGAEFAGFVANCGPGSNRIPAFAQVCANLCVGLNGRQSGYVALTISGTSDDGFPTGACFPLITLLGPDRTQGADLSITNSSSAGEVPSGALLVYSIKVANAGPETATGVTVTDSVPTGTTFNAVAISQGGFTAPPVGGNGVIACSLGAIPSGSSALVWLVVKVTAQPGTQIKNTASVVGTLSDPNPSDNVADETVSVAPELPGLPKSDLSVTSTASSESAAPGEQVTYNITVRNAGPDAAAFFTLFDILPVGTTFSSISASRSGFITPRVGSSGAIIGGTGLLAGESFTIAIKVNVLTPAGSVLMNKVEIIDGSVGEKFPRAVCSIPLQLSGSDDPNDDNNTAVDRKSVRGGGLVELSWVLQPSTLSDPTPAPRDLRVNPASSAFANSDIFGSESLGDTFVFPQATCTLQGFNIYQSNTPLVQTIPANLVKIITAVGAAFTAIYKTNIPVAAIGSFYAVTAVWRCSTSNEVETNPGTGAGVPGGPALEEIEVSSRLTIRGKGFSDPLEIFVDGVRFKKPARLKNESVVIQKGPLLGGKSVAELLGPGKTPLLTIRNSNGGISSTLLTAQ, encoded by the coding sequence ATGAAGCCTAGTATTGTTTGTTTCCTCATCATATGTATTTTCTTGGTTTTTTGTGTGCTGCCCTCTACTTATACTGGAGGAATAGGATCTACTATTAGCCGGCTTGAGGGCCCCGCTTACACCAATGAATCTCCGCATAGTGCTGCTGGCGCGCAGCTTCGGGGGACAATCGATTCTACCTTTGTACCTCAATCCAAAAACTCATGTAATGGGACCAGCCCCGCTTGGGATTTCAAGGTTACCGTTGCAGAAATAGGAGGAGTGGGCGCTACTATACAAAATCTCAATTTGACTTTCTATGACAATAACTTCAACCAAATAGGTTCTCGAAATAATACAGGCGCTGAATTTGCCGGCTTTGTTGCTAATTGTGGTCCCGGTAGCAACCGGATTCCGGCGTTCGCGCAAGTGTGTGCGAATCTTTGTGTCGGCTTGAATGGCCGGCAAAGTGGCTACGTGGCATTGACTATTTCCGGTACCAGCGACGATGGTTTCCCTACAGGCGCCTGCTTTCCCCTGATCACTTTGCTAGGGCCTGATCGGACTCAGGGAGCGGATTTATCGATAACTAATTCTAGTTCCGCTGGCGAGGTGCCCAGCGGAGCCCTGCTAGTTTACTCAATCAAAGTTGCCAACGCCGGACCGGAGACTGCGACCGGTGTTACCGTTACAGATTCTGTACCGACCGGGACGACCTTTAATGCCGTTGCGATAAGTCAGGGGGGATTCACGGCACCCCCGGTGGGCGGGAACGGCGTGATTGCTTGTTCTTTAGGAGCAATACCTTCCGGTTCCTCGGCATTGGTCTGGCTGGTTGTAAAGGTCACGGCACAGCCGGGTACACAAATAAAGAATACCGCGAGCGTTGTCGGCACGTTAAGCGATCCAAACCCGAGTGACAACGTGGCAGATGAAACGGTGAGTGTCGCGCCCGAACTACCGGGATTGCCTAAATCTGATTTATCTGTAACAAGCACAGCTTCTTCTGAATCTGCCGCCCCTGGCGAACAGGTTACGTATAACATTACCGTGAGAAACGCAGGCCCGGACGCGGCTGCCTTTTTTACCCTCTTTGACATACTTCCTGTCGGCACAACCTTCTCCTCAATAAGCGCGAGCAGGAGTGGTTTCATAACGCCTAGAGTCGGTTCCAGCGGCGCGATCATAGGTGGCACCGGTCTTCTCGCAGGCGAATCGTTCACGATCGCGATAAAGGTTAATGTTCTTACTCCGGCCGGCTCGGTCCTGATGAATAAAGTTGAAATTATTGATGGATCTGTTGGGGAGAAGTTTCCTCGGGCAGTTTGTTCAATACCGCTTCAGCTCTCGGGGTCGGACGATCCGAATGACGATAACAATACAGCAGTTGATCGGAAATCAGTTCGAGGCGGGGGCCTAGTAGAACTCTCTTGGGTGCTGCAACCGTCGACTCTATCGGACCCTACTCCCGCCCCACGAGACCTGAGGGTGAACCCCGCTTCATCAGCGTTCGCTAACTCGGATATATTTGGTAGCGAATCTCTTGGCGATACTTTTGTCTTCCCTCAGGCCACATGTACGCTGCAAGGGTTTAACATATATCAGTCGAATACCCCACTGGTGCAAACAATACCAGCGAATCTAGTCAAGATTATTACGGCCGTTGGGGCGGCCTTTACAGCGATATACAAGACCAATATTCCTGTCGCGGCGATTGGATCCTTCTACGCTGTAACCGCCGTCTGGCGCTGTAGTACATCCAACGAGGTAGAAACAAATCCTGGTACTGGGGCCGGTGTGCCAGGTGGGCCTGCCTTAGAGGAGATAGAGGTTTCATCCAGACTGACAATCAGAGGGAAAGGATTCAGTGACCCTCTCGAAATCTTCGTAGATGGAGTTAGGTTTAAGAAGCCAGCGCGCCTGAAGAACGAGTCGGTAGTTATCCAGAAGGGACCATTACTTGGTGGCAAGAGTGTGGCGGAGTTACTAGGACCCGGAAAGACTCCCCTTTTAACGATTCGCAATAGCAATGGCGGAATCTCAAGCACTTTGCTCACAGCCCAATGA
- the bla gene encoding class A beta-lactamase: MISLSLVLALLLSATCFAQTATSSRAASDPALQRLEREIARVSAVSGGVVGVTAIHLETGRRVSMNGSDRFPMASTFKVPIAVQLLTRIDKGEVKLDQMIDIKQSDLHPGSGTLSDLFNKGGLALSVRNLMELMLLISDNSATDVLLRTAGGADAVTARMRSLGIDGISVNRSTAQLIADRAGVTSLPPEDQWNPVVFFVAFSAVKPEDQKAAAKKFDTDPRDTSTPDGMAALLEQIYHKNILKPESSALLLDIMRRCRTGDMRLKGLIPQGTEIAHKTGTIGGSTNDVGIIALPDNAGHVAIAVFVKSSEKDTAARERGIAEIARAVHDFFLFQPRPSS; the protein is encoded by the coding sequence ATGATCAGTTTGTCCCTGGTTCTGGCGCTATTGCTGAGCGCTACCTGTTTTGCGCAAACAGCTACCAGCTCGCGTGCGGCGAGTGATCCTGCGCTTCAAAGACTCGAGCGCGAAATCGCGCGAGTGTCGGCGGTATCGGGCGGCGTCGTTGGCGTAACTGCGATCCATCTCGAAACAGGCCGCCGGGTATCAATGAACGGGTCCGATCGCTTTCCGATGGCGAGCACATTCAAAGTCCCGATCGCGGTTCAGCTTCTGACTCGAATCGACAAGGGCGAAGTGAAACTCGACCAGATGATCGATATCAAGCAGAGCGATCTGCATCCAGGCAGCGGAACGCTTAGCGACCTGTTTAACAAAGGCGGGCTGGCGCTGTCAGTGCGAAACTTGATGGAGTTGATGCTTCTGATCAGCGACAACAGCGCGACGGATGTCTTACTACGCACCGCTGGGGGAGCGGACGCGGTCACCGCTCGCATGCGATCTCTGGGTATCGATGGGATTAGCGTGAATCGCTCGACCGCGCAATTGATCGCCGACCGGGCGGGCGTTACGAGTCTTCCGCCGGAGGATCAGTGGAACCCGGTCGTCTTCTTCGTAGCGTTCTCGGCGGTGAAGCCCGAAGACCAAAAGGCCGCGGCGAAGAAATTCGACACCGATCCTCGCGATACCTCGACTCCGGATGGTATGGCCGCTCTGCTTGAGCAGATCTATCACAAAAACATTCTAAAGCCAGAGAGCTCGGCCCTATTGCTGGACATCATGCGCAGGTGCAGGACTGGTGATATGCGGCTCAAAGGGCTGATCCCGCAGGGAACCGAAATCGCGCACAAGACCGGGACGATCGGCGGGAGTACAAACGATGTCGGGATCATTGCGCTTCCGGACAACGCCGGGCACGTAGCTATTGCGGTGTTCGTAAAGTCATCTGAGAAGGACACCGCCGCCCGCGAACGAGGGATAGCCGAAATTGCCCGAGCGGTGCACGATTTCTTTCTGTTCCAGCCTCGCCCTTCTTCATGA
- a CDS encoding amidohydrolase family protein — protein MNHRTSHARRRTAVVLCCALLTVSVVLQGEVVSPAAQSDYDVVILNGRVVDPESGLDAIRNIGISNGIIQAITEKSLRGRITVLATGLVVAPGFIDLHSHGQDQENYRFKAMDGVTTALELEVGTGNAEKWYGAREGKALVNHGASIGHIPVRIAVMRDPGAFLPSGDAAHKAASDSEIEEMKRQIEQGLKQGALGVGFGINYTAAASHWEILEMFRVATKHAAPCFVHMRYAGLKEPNNSVRALEEVLAATATTGAPLHVVHISSMGLRATPLLLQMITEAQSRGLDVTTECYPYTATQTNIESAIYDEGWQEALGIDYKDLQWVATGERLTAESFARYRKTGGGVIGHSIPEEIARMSVASPITMIASDGGLQNGKGHPRGSGAYARVLGRYVRGERALTLMDALRKMTIMPAQRLERLAPMMKNKGRIRAGADADLTIFDPALIIDRSTFEEPAKYSEGIKHVLVGGVFVVKDAKLQQGVNPGRAIRAPVTAK, from the coding sequence ATGAATCATCGCACTTCACATGCCAGGCGCCGCACTGCTGTCGTATTGTGCTGCGCCCTGCTCACGGTCTCAGTGGTTCTGCAAGGCGAAGTCGTTTCGCCGGCAGCGCAGTCCGACTACGACGTCGTGATCCTTAACGGCCGAGTCGTCGATCCAGAGTCCGGGCTCGACGCAATCCGCAATATCGGCATCAGCAACGGCATCATCCAGGCCATCACCGAGAAGAGCTTAAGGGGCCGCATAACCGTCCTCGCAACCGGACTCGTTGTCGCGCCGGGCTTCATCGATCTGCACTCGCACGGCCAGGATCAGGAGAACTATCGCTTCAAGGCGATGGACGGAGTGACCACCGCACTCGAGCTTGAGGTCGGAACCGGCAACGCGGAGAAGTGGTATGGCGCGCGTGAAGGCAAGGCGTTAGTCAACCACGGCGCGAGCATCGGCCACATTCCGGTGCGCATCGCTGTGATGCGCGATCCGGGCGCGTTCTTACCAAGCGGAGATGCCGCGCACAAGGCCGCCTCGGACTCGGAGATCGAAGAGATGAAGCGGCAAATCGAGCAAGGCTTGAAGCAAGGCGCGCTCGGGGTCGGCTTCGGCATCAACTATACCGCCGCCGCTTCGCATTGGGAGATTCTGGAGATGTTCCGCGTGGCCACGAAGCACGCCGCGCCGTGCTTCGTGCATATGCGCTACGCTGGTTTGAAGGAACCTAACAATAGCGTCCGCGCGCTTGAAGAAGTACTCGCGGCTACGGCGACTACCGGCGCGCCGCTGCACGTAGTTCACATCAGCAGCATGGGTCTTCGCGCGACTCCGCTCCTGCTTCAAATGATCACCGAGGCGCAGTCGCGCGGTCTCGACGTTACGACGGAGTGCTACCCATACACGGCAACGCAGACAAACATCGAGTCTGCCATTTACGATGAAGGATGGCAGGAGGCGCTGGGCATAGACTACAAGGACCTGCAATGGGTAGCGACCGGTGAGCGATTGACGGCCGAAAGCTTTGCGAGGTATCGGAAGACAGGCGGCGGCGTCATTGGCCACTCGATTCCCGAGGAGATCGCGCGAATGTCAGTCGCGAGTCCGATCACCATGATCGCCAGCGACGGAGGTCTGCAAAACGGCAAGGGCCACCCACGAGGTTCAGGCGCCTATGCGCGCGTGTTAGGACGCTACGTGCGCGGCGAAAGGGCGCTGACTTTAATGGATGCCCTGCGCAAGATGACCATAATGCCTGCCCAAAGACTGGAACGCCTCGCGCCGATGATGAAGAATAAGGGGCGCATTCGAGCCGGCGCCGACGCCGATCTCACGATATTCGACCCCGCCCTGATCATCGATAGATCGACCTTCGAAGAACCGGCAAAGTATTCTGAGGGCATCAAGCATGTGTTGGTCGGCGGCGTGTTTGTTGTGAAAGATGCTAAGCTCCAACAGGGCGTCAATCCAGGCCGGGCGATTCGGGCGCCTGTTACCGCGAAATAG
- a CDS encoding group 1 truncated hemoglobin, with product MRKKLMVVAIAAAVAMGCFSIASAEAKDKKAKSLYSRLGGKKAITAVVGEFVNNCATDTRINKFFADTAKDPKRLAKFKKNLINQICQASGGPCKYTGKAMKPAHKGMGITDADFTALVEDLVKALDKFNVGATEKNELLGALGGMKGDIVGQ from the coding sequence ATGCGTAAGAAACTGATGGTAGTCGCGATCGCGGCGGCAGTGGCAATGGGATGTTTCAGCATCGCATCCGCCGAGGCGAAGGATAAGAAGGCAAAATCGCTCTACTCCCGGCTCGGGGGTAAGAAGGCCATCACCGCCGTCGTCGGTGAGTTTGTCAACAACTGCGCAACTGACACGCGGATCAACAAGTTCTTTGCCGACACGGCCAAGGATCCGAAGCGGCTTGCGAAGTTCAAGAAGAACCTTATAAACCAAATCTGCCAGGCGAGCGGTGGACCCTGCAAGTATACGGGCAAAGCCATGAAGCCGGCTCACAAGGGTATGGGCATTACGGACGCAGACTTCACCGCGCTGGTTGAGGACCTTGTGAAAGCGCTGGACAAGTTCAACGTCGGTGCGACTGAGAAGAACGAGCTTCTTGGAGCGCTAGGCGGGATGAAGGGCGACATAGTCGGGCAGTAA